CATCTCGGACTTTTCCTCACGCCGCACCGCGAGCGAGATCGTCGCCTTCGGCCAGGCGGGGGAAATCGGGCGTCAGGTGGCCGAGCGCGCGCTGTCGAACGATGTCATCACGCCAGGAGTGACGACGCTGGCCGACGTGTCGTGGTGGATCGAGGACGAGATGCTGCGGCGCGGGCTGGGGAGTTCGTTCGAGGTGCCGTCGATCTACGTCACCGGGCCTAACGGGATCGAGGCCACGTCGAACGAGCGCATCATCCAGCGGGGCGACATCCTGATGATCGACTTCGGCGTCGGCTACCTCAACATGTGGACCGACCAGAAGCGCATCGCCTACGTCCTCAAACCGGGAGAGACGAAGCTCCCGGAGAGCTACCAGCGCGCCTTTGACAACGCGCGCAAGGTGCGCGCCGTGATCCGGCAGACCGCCAAGGCCGGCAAGACGGCGCAAGCGATGATGGACGAGGTGAACTCGGCGATTGCCAGGAGCGGCGTGCTCCCGATGCGCGGCTTCAACCAGGTGCGCGCCGACGACTCGATCGAGTTCATCATCGGCTGCCACTCGGTAGGCGATTGGGGGCACGGCATCGGCCCGTCGATGGCCTTCTTCAACCCCACGCGCCTTACCTTCGAGATCCGCCCCAGCAACCTCTTCTCGATCGAGCTCTTCGCCTACACACCAATCCCCGAATGGGGTGGAAAGAAGCTGCGCATCCCACTCGAGGACGATGCGATCGTGACATCGCGCGGCGTGGAGTGGGTGTATCCGGTGAACGAACGAGTGCTGCTCGTCAGGTAGCGGACGGGGGACGGGGGAACGCTTGCCCCAGCGGAGACTGGGGGGGGACGGGAGTGCGAACGGCGCCGATCGGCGCCGTTCGCGAGTCGTGCGCGGTTGCGGGTTCCGTCGCCGGCGCGCATCGCGCGCCGGCACTCCCGTGTCCCGTGATCAGTTCTAGCCTTTCCGCTTCCCCCACAGCGGCGGCGGCGGCTCCGTCATCATCCGCTTGGGTGCGTTGGGCAGCAGGCGCAACGCTTCCTGCACGGCGCGCTCGAGTTGCGGGTCGTGGCCGGCAATCACTTCCTTTGGCGTGTTCTCGACGTCGATGTCGGGGGCCACGCCTTCGTTCTCCACCGCCCACTTCCCGTCGCGCGTGAAGAAGCCGCCGCGCGGGGCGATCATCGTGCCGCCGTCGATCAGCGCTGGCGTGTCCCACGTTCCCACGAGCCCGCCCCACGTCCGCTTCCCGACGAGCGTCCCGACCTTGCGCCGCTTGAACATGTACGGCATGAGGTCGCCGCCGGAGCCGGCCATCTCGTTGATGATCATCACCTTCGGACCCCAAATACCGGCAGCCGGCGAGGTGAACGGGACGCGGTCGCCTTCCCGATTGTTGAAGTAGCCGTCAAAGTCGCGTTGCAGGATGTCGACGATATAGTCGGCCGCCGAGCCACCGCCATTGAAGCGTTCGTCGATGATCGCCCCCAGCTTGTGCTGCTGCGCGAAGTAGTAGCGGTTGAACGAGGTGTAGCCCGGCTGCCCGGTGTTGGGGACGTACACGTACGCCAGCCGTCCCTGCGACAGCGAGTCGACCAGGCGCCGGTTCCCCTCCACCCAGGCGCGCTGGCGCAACCCCTGTTCAGTCGGCACCGGGACCACGGTCACGCGATGTGCGCCGGCCATCTCCGGTGACGCATTCACCATCAGTACCACCTGGCGGTTCGCCGTCCCGTCGAGCAGGCGGAAGATGTTGTCGGGGGCGCGCAGCTCCACGCCGTCGATCGAGAGGATGTAGTCGCCCACCTTCACGTCGATGCCGGGGCCGCTGAGCGGGGCGCGGAGTTCCGGGTTCCAGCTCTCGCCGTCATAGATTCGCGTGATGCGATAGCGCCCGTTCTCCACCGAGAAGTCGGCGCCAAGCGTCCCGACATTGGCCGGCGGCACTTCGGGGAGGTCGCCGCCGCGCACGTACGAGTGTCCCACCGCCACTTCGGCCCCCGTCATGTCCAGCAGGTAGCCGAAGTCCTCGCGATGTGCAACGTGCGCGACCATCGGCTCGTACATCGCCTTCACCTTCTCGTAGTCCGCGCCCTGCATGTTGTCGACGTACAGGTACTCACGCTGGTTGCGCCACCCTTCGGCAAACATCTGCCGGTACTCGGCGCGCGGATCCACCAGCATGCGGATGCTTGTGTTGAGGCGTCCCTGCGCGCCCTGCGGGACGGGCCCCTCGGTGTTGACGATCGACAGCCCACCCTGCGGCCCAGCGTTCCGCAGCAGGAGCTTCTTCCCGTCCTGCGAGATGGTGTACTGCACGACGCCCTGCGCAAAGACGCTCGCCTTGCGCTCGCGCAGCGTGTAGCGATGCAGCACATCCCCCCCGCCCTGCGCCCCCGCCGCCTGCGTCCCGACATCCGGGGTGTTCTCCAGGACGAAGATCGTCCCCGCCCCACCCGCCTTGAGCGCCGAGTAGTCGCGCGGCACCACCCCTAACGAGACAACACGGTTCGCGAGACCATCGAAGTCGATGGCGACCGATGGACCGACCGGTGCCGCATCCCGATTGCCGGCCGCAGCCCCCGGCGCCGCCTGCGGCGGCGCCACTCCCGTCTCCCGTCTCCCGTCCCCCGCCCCCTCTTCATCACTCTCCGGCGCGAGCGGCGACGCATCCGACTTCTTCAGCACGGCCGCATAGATCGCGCGCGTCGTCGGATGATCGTACGACGACATGTCCAACCATCCCGTGCGGGGGCCGTAGTCGGTGGACGCCAGCCAGTAGAGGTACTTCCCGCTCGCGTCCCACGCCGGCCATGTGGCGTCGGCCATTCCGTCCGTCAGCTGCTTCGTGCTCCCGCCCTGCACGTCGTAGACGAAGATGGCGCGGAAGAGCGATGGGAGGCGCTTGGCGTACGCGATCCACTTCGAATCCGGGCTCCACACCGGATTGATCGACCGATCGGGCTGCATGTAGGGATCGGTGTCGATCCTGGTCGACCGCCCCGAGACCACTTCGGTGACCCACAGGCGCAGGTGCGCATCCGTGTAGAGGATGCGCGAGCCATCAGGCGACCAGGCCGGCGTGTAGTAGAACGAGGGCTCGGGGAGGGCGATGGTGCGCGGGGGCGTGATCCCGTCCTGCGCCTCGATCACCAGCTTGTAGGTCCCGCCGGCATCGGAGAAGTAGGCCACCGACTTGCCATCCGGCGACCATGCTGGTGTACGCTCGGCGCTGCCGCTGGCACGCGTGAGGTTGCGCCAGTCGCCCTTCTCGGCGGGGATCGTGAAGATCTCGCCGCGCGCCTCCACCGCCGCACGCTTTCCCGTGGGCGAGAGCGCGAGGTTCGTGATCCGGTTGCCCACGTCGCGCCACTGCGGCACGAGCCACGGGAAGTCGCCGCGCACCGTGATGTCG
This genomic stretch from Gemmatimonadaceae bacterium harbors:
- a CDS encoding aminopeptidase P family protein, whose product is MHNAPRQRPALAAPTAHAARAAHTARLLTLGALAASMLASPLRAQATNEARTRWERLCQIRKDKFDLILPEAMRENGIDMWIVAMKEGHYDPLWALLGRGYAGSIGYFVFTDRGDRIERAALGIEDHHREACGAYDIDDGGNDLAAFVKARNPRRIGLNMSEEMGMADGLTHTLHRHIVKTLGDPYAARLVSAEKLISDFSSRRTASEIVAFGQAGEIGRQVAERALSNDVITPGVTTLADVSWWIEDEMLRRGLGSSFEVPSIYVTGPNGIEATSNERIIQRGDILMIDFGVGYLNMWTDQKRIAYVLKPGETKLPESYQRAFDNARKVRAVIRQTAKAGKTAQAMMDEVNSAIARSGVLPMRGFNQVRADDSIEFIIGCHSVGDWGHGIGPSMAFFNPTRLTFEIRPSNLFSIELFAYTPIPEWGGKKLRIPLEDDAIVTSRGVEWVYPVNERVLLVR
- a CDS encoding PD40 domain-containing protein, producing the protein MDRRILLAVWGGLAAMPAAPARAQTRLLRQPSISATQVAFTYANNIWVAARDGGDARRVTSFQGVTTNPKFSPDGKWLAFSGQYAGNTDVYVVAAEGGEPKRLTWHPGADVVQGWTPDGARVVFSSSRTSPNGQPRFWTVAPQGDIEVAMPMPRAAQGKIAPDGKRVAYRMNGSWDDERRNYRGGQNRAIWIFDLATHDVTAPAWTDSKDIDPAWIGDVVYFASDRDGVHNVWAYDTRSKALEQLTKFTDYDVKSLDAGGGLVVFEQGGYLHTLDPRTKQHKRLDITVRGDFPWLVPQWRDVGNRITNLALSPTGKRAAVEARGEIFTIPAEKGDWRNLTRASGSAERTPAWSPDGKSVAYFSDAGGTYKLVIEAQDGITPPRTIALPEPSFYYTPAWSPDGSRILYTDAHLRLWVTEVVSGRSTRIDTDPYMQPDRSINPVWSPDSKWIAYAKRLPSLFRAIFVYDVQGGSTKQLTDGMADATWPAWDASGKYLYWLASTDYGPRTGWLDMSSYDHPTTRAIYAAVLKKSDASPLAPESDEEGAGDGRRETGVAPPQAAPGAAAGNRDAAPVGPSVAIDFDGLANRVVSLGVVPRDYSALKAGGAGTIFVLENTPDVGTQAAGAQGGGDVLHRYTLRERKASVFAQGVVQYTISQDGKKLLLRNAGPQGGLSIVNTEGPVPQGAQGRLNTSIRMLVDPRAEYRQMFAEGWRNQREYLYVDNMQGADYEKVKAMYEPMVAHVAHREDFGYLLDMTGAEVAVGHSYVRGGDLPEVPPANVGTLGADFSVENGRYRITRIYDGESWNPELRAPLSGPGIDVKVGDYILSIDGVELRAPDNIFRLLDGTANRQVVLMVNASPEMAGAHRVTVVPVPTEQGLRQRAWVEGNRRLVDSLSQGRLAYVYVPNTGQPGYTSFNRYYFAQQHKLGAIIDERFNGGGSAADYIVDILQRDFDGYFNNREGDRVPFTSPAAGIWGPKVMIINEMAGSGGDLMPYMFKRRKVGTLVGKRTWGGLVGTWDTPALIDGGTMIAPRGGFFTRDGKWAVENEGVAPDIDVENTPKEVIAGHDPQLERAVQEALRLLPNAPKRMMTEPPPPLWGKRKG